One stretch of Ictalurus punctatus breed USDA103 chromosome 5, Coco_2.0, whole genome shotgun sequence DNA includes these proteins:
- the ocstamp gene encoding osteoclast stimulatory transmembrane protein, whose amino-acid sequence MLNAYHVNLSNMMTQCFVHLNTLCVCVCLCGQFPLPYDVDKLYCSYFTILILVLQSIFLFTSLSSCIFTTHSKMFLKSNCHAFRMSLRNALGFIWSSYSTPTPQSVKQIFTLLLLCLFISTSTGALLFHWLSGLLRYHPQTAGIATGIYTVAILIFSFLIHPFRCAFTLMFPTLGTQQGRKIVLYLCVLIVLIYVLPNIATNIAALTHLMKCTSENVAHSVLNSSALGNIIKSDLVSKVKNIQDSGIGTFVEQLSSFNHRTDIDVTGLRENLKNLSKLVGQDFSKAIHQLEELKLLSSRILAAGLVIYLFMDSSIYLKSYLTSVRFDNVYITGLLKKNADNRGIQVEAKDVKNGVNVTSFRMSKQELLKCLLPILMITLYLLMTIMLLVLDHIVHYAVVTGGPWLLNIPPTDISMDIHFKVYYKHNACEIFGCKPSELVNFIRKYNATISSDVTQCKTRPSKLNAGVILVLLLLYFLSYCLTFLEVYARRLRRKVASSFYQLQEEKRITFLIDQIVTKKKRKQAKQAELKSTESRMQGNDKRLLKFLPLARLYACFPARKDNAVKHTDDNQESDP is encoded by the exons ATGTTGAATGCTTATCATGTGAATTTGAGCAACATGATGACTCAGTGCTTTGTGCATttaaacacactgtgtgtgtgtgtatgtttgtgtggaCAGTTTCCACTTCCATATGATGTTGACAAACTGTACTGTTCTTATTTTACCATCTTGATCCTTGTCCTTCAGTCCATCTTTCTATTTACTTCACTATCTAGCTGTATATTTACTACACACAGCAAAATGTTCCTAAAGAGTAACTGCCACGCATTCAG AATGTCATTGAGGAATGCCCTGGGGTTCATCTGGTCCTCCTACTCTACTCCAACTCCACAGAGTGTCAAACAAATATTCACCCTCCTTCTCCTCTGTTTGTTTATCTCCACAAGCACTGGTGCGCTACTCTTCCACTGGCTAAGTGGGCTCTTAAGGTATCACCCACAGACTGCGGGCATTGCCACAGGCATTTACACAGTAGCCATCTTAATCTTCTCATTTCTTATACATCCTTTTCGTTGTGCATTCACACTGATGTTTCCAACGCTGGGCACCCAACAGGGACGCAAAATCGTTCTCTATTTGTGCGTGCTGATTGTGCTGATTTATGTTCTGCCAAACATTGCCACTAACATAGCTGCACTTACACACCTCATGAAGTGCACATCAGAGAACGTCGCTCACAGTGTCCTAAATTCATCAGCATTAGGCAACATCATAAAGAGTGATCTGGTTTCTAAAGTTAAAAATATTCAGGATTCAGGTATTGGGACGTTTGTGGAGCAGCTAAGTAGTTTTAACCACCGCACAGACATTGACGTGACTGGTCTAAgagaaaatctgaaaaatttAAGCAAACTTGTCGGGCAGGATTTTTCCAAGGCGATACATCAACTAGAGGAACTGAAGCTCCTTTCAAGCAGAATACTTGCTGCTGGTTTGGTGATCTACCTTTTCATGGATTCATCCATTTACCTGAAGTCATACCTGACATCTGTGAGATTTGATAATGTCTACATCACAgggctgttaaaaaaaaatgctgacaaTAGAGGAATCCAAGTGGAGGCAAAAGATGTGAAAAATGGAGTGAACGTCACCAGCTTCAGAATGTCAAAACAAGAACTCCTTAAGTGTTTACTTCCCATTCTCATGATCACATTGTATCTGCTGATGACGATCATGCTTCTAGTACTTGACCATATAGTGCATTATGCTGTGGTAACAGGCGGGCCTTGGCTTTTGAACATTCCCCCAACTGACATTTCCATGGACATCCATTTTAAG GTTTATTATAAGCATAACGCCTGTGAGATATTTGGCTGCAAACCCTCAGAATTGGTGAACTTCATCAGAAAGTACAATGCCACCATTAGTTCTGATGTGACTCAGTGCAAGACCAGGCCAAGCAAGCTGAATGCAGGTGTGATACTTGTATTGCTCCTGCTCTACTTCCTCAGTTACTGTCTCACTTTCCTAGAGGTCTACGCTCGACGCCTTCGCAGGAAAGTGGCCTCTTCTTTCTACCAGCTGCAGGAGGAGAAAAGAATCACATTTCTTATAGATCAAATTGTGACcaagaagaagagaaagcaAGCCAAACAAGCAGAACTTAAAAGTACTGAGAGCAGGATGCAGGGAAATGATAAGAGACTATTAAAGTTTTTACCTCTTGCTAGATTATATGCATGTTTTCCTGCAAGAAAAGACAATGCGGTCAAGCATACTGATGATAACCAGGAGTCAGATCCCTGA
- the LOC108266045 gene encoding thyrotropin-releasing hormone receptor, which produces MENVTPSAMTNFTNTEPLSNMPENSVEVQVITIFLSLLICGVGIAGNIMVVLVVLRTKHMMTPTNCYLVSLAIADLIVLLAAGLPNISEVVSSWIYGYAGCLCITYLQYLGINVSSCSITAFTVERYIAICHSIKAQFICTVSRAKKIIACVWIFTSLYCIMWFFLVDIHEMVYANGVVVRCGYRVSRNLYMPIYFLDFTLFYVIPLVVATVLYGLIARILFMNPLPANLSERGNDSVHQGRTNSTVKVSCKRNKGAVSSRKQVTKMLAVVVVLFALLWMPYRTLVVVNSLMDPPYLNTWFLLFCRMSIYTNSAINPIIYNAMSQKFRTAFKKLCHCKGPTSKEKASKLNAPVYYSVIKDSSSPEYETEQEDVSTYNVSAKRVNFPTQTGRATTPGMFNIA; this is translated from the exons ATGGAGAATGTGACTCCTAGTGCTATGACTAACTTCACCAATACTGAACCTCTGAGCAATATGCCAGAGAACTCAGTGGAAGTCCAGGTCATCACCATATTCCTGTCCCTGCTCATTTGTGGGGTGGGAATAGCTGGCAACATCATGGTCGTGCTGGTGGTTCTCCGGACCAAACACATGATGACTCCAACTAACTGTTATCTGGTCAGCTTGGCCATTGCAGACCTCATCGTCCTCTTAGCGGCTGGACTGCCCAACATTTCTGAGGTGGTTTCTTCTTGGATCTATGGCTATGCTGGCTGCTTGTGTATCACTTACCTGCAGTATCTGGGCATCAATGTTTCCTCTTGCTCCATCACAGCTTTCACTGTTGAGCGCTACATCGCGATATGCCACTCCATCAAGGCACAGTTCATATGTACTGTATCCAGAGCCAAAAAGATCATCGCCTGTGTTTGGATTTTTACCTCACTCTACTGCATCATGTGGTTTTTCCTCGTCGATATACACGAGATGGTTTACGCCAATGGTGTCGTTGTGAGATGTGGTTATCGGGTGTCAAGGAACCTCTACATGCCAATTTACTTTTTGGACTTCACGCTGTTTTATGTAATTCCGCTGGTCGTAGCTACAGTGCTTTACGGGTTGATTGCTAGAATATTGTTCATGAACCCTTTGCCAGCAAACTTGTCAGAAAGAGGAAACGACTCAGTCCACCAGGGACGGACGAACAGCACGGTGAAGGTCTCCTGCAAGCGAAATAAGGGTGCAGTGTCCTCCAGAAAACAG GTAACTAAGATGCTGGCGGTGGTCGTGGTATTGTTTGCGCTGCTCTGGATGCCTTATCGCACTCTGGTGGTGGTGAACTCACTCATGGATCCTCCATACCTCAACACTTGGTTTCTGCTCTTCTGCCGCATGAGCATCTACACCAACAGTGCCATCAACCCCATCATATACAACGCCATGTCACAAAAATTCCGCACAGCTTTTAAGAAGCTCTGCCACTGCAAGGGCCCCACCAGTAAGGAGAAGGCATCTAAGCTCAATGCCCCAGTCTACTACAGTGTCATCAAAGACTCCTCAAGTCCTGAATACGAGACAGAGCAGGAGGATGTTAGCACATACAATGTCTCTGCCAAGAGGGTGAACTTTCCCACCCAGACTGGAAGAGCGACTACTCCGGGGATGTTTAACATTGCTTGA